Proteins from a genomic interval of bacterium:
- a CDS encoding DUF6760 family protein: MEPLFEELSFVAYHFHWPFEEILELEHRDRHQLIEQISRINRRISEAD, translated from the coding sequence ATGGAACCCCTTTTCGAGGAGTTATCCTTTGTAGCGTACCATTTTCATTGGCCGTTTGAAGAGATACTCGAATTGGAACATCGGGACCGGCATCAACTGATCGAGCAAATAAGCCGTATTAATCGAAGGATAAGCGAAGCGGATTGA